The following are from one region of the Actinoplanes sp. L3-i22 genome:
- a CDS encoding AAA family ATPase has product MSDALIDSLTAAVLARPDDLTLRLHLAELLVAAGRGAEAIEHAAQVLSREPGNAAARGLMTSALAPPSAATAPEPVAEGAEPGTPAPAAPPAPAGGFDWSAMEQQFGDVVPPRFARAGDEPDPVTGHDDRAFDVERSTVTLADVGGMAEVKKRLEVSFLGPLRNPKLRSLFGKSLRGGLLLYGPPGCGKTFLARAVAGEMGAAFISLSITDVLQMWVGSSERNLHDLFESARRHAPCVLFLDEIDALGHKRSQLHSSSMRTVVNQLLTELDGVQGGNEGVFVLSATNAPWDVDDALRRPGRLDRTVLVLPPDGPARAAIIEFHLRDRPVAGVDLDAVAAVTENYSGADLAHLCETAAEFAMRDSIDTGEIRMINQADMLAAVREVRPSTDAWFTTARNVAMFANQSGEYDDLAAYLKKRKTR; this is encoded by the coding sequence ATGAGCGACGCCTTGATCGACAGTCTCACCGCGGCGGTGCTGGCCCGCCCCGACGACCTGACGTTGCGGCTGCACCTGGCCGAGCTGCTGGTCGCGGCCGGGCGCGGGGCCGAGGCGATCGAGCACGCCGCCCAGGTGCTGAGCCGGGAGCCGGGCAACGCGGCCGCGCGGGGGCTGATGACGTCCGCACTGGCCCCGCCGTCGGCCGCCACCGCTCCCGAGCCGGTCGCCGAGGGCGCCGAGCCGGGCACGCCGGCTCCGGCGGCTCCGCCGGCGCCGGCCGGTGGCTTCGACTGGTCCGCGATGGAGCAGCAGTTCGGCGACGTCGTTCCGCCGCGCTTCGCCCGCGCCGGCGACGAGCCCGACCCGGTGACCGGTCACGACGACCGGGCCTTCGACGTCGAGCGCTCGACCGTCACCCTCGCCGACGTCGGTGGCATGGCCGAGGTCAAGAAGCGGCTCGAGGTCTCCTTCCTCGGCCCGCTGCGCAACCCGAAGCTGCGCAGCCTGTTCGGCAAGAGCCTGCGCGGCGGCCTGCTGCTCTACGGCCCGCCCGGCTGTGGCAAGACGTTCCTGGCCCGCGCGGTCGCCGGCGAGATGGGCGCCGCGTTCATCTCGCTGTCCATCACCGACGTGCTGCAGATGTGGGTCGGCAGCTCGGAGCGGAACCTGCACGACCTGTTCGAGTCGGCCCGCCGGCACGCGCCGTGCGTGCTGTTCCTCGACGAGATCGACGCGCTCGGCCACAAGCGCAGCCAGCTGCACTCGTCCTCGATGCGGACCGTGGTCAACCAGCTGCTGACCGAGCTCGACGGGGTGCAGGGCGGCAACGAGGGCGTGTTCGTGCTCTCCGCGACGAACGCGCCGTGGGACGTGGACGACGCGCTGCGGCGGCCCGGGCGGCTCGACCGGACCGTCCTGGTGCTGCCTCCGGACGGCCCGGCGCGGGCCGCGATCATCGAGTTCCACCTGCGGGATCGGCCGGTCGCGGGCGTCGACCTGGACGCGGTCGCCGCGGTGACGGAGAACTACTCCGGTGCCGACCTGGCGCACCTCTGCGAGACCGCCGCGGAGTTCGCGATGCGCGACTCGATCGACACCGGCGAGATCCGCATGATCAATCAGGCGGACATGCTGGCCGCGGTCCGTGAGGTGCGGCCGTCCACCGACGCCTGGTTCACCACCGCTCGCAACGTCGCCATGTTCGCCAACCAGAGCGGCGAATACGACGACCTGGCCGCGTACCTCAAGAAGCGCAAGACTCGGTGA
- a CDS encoding M48 family metallopeptidase, with the protein MTAAARARLLAELRRFDQAEAELRLGLLTRPGDPDLLALLAAVLRLNGRPADGLAAAEAAIEAGPGSAGAHAERAENLIALSRGSEAIQAASEAARLRPAEPEVHRVLARAHAASRDFRRARGAAREALALDARSVPSLLTLAEVERVSGRRRAAARATRAALAEDPENPGGRWLIALLNAERLHVGEAMRGLRELAADHPDRLRAEALAWPILGVLAGLQRGLAVGVPLTFAVRLAAPWWSLAGLFAQAIALVVAVVMVSFTGRVLLPAGRLPWRCLALLPRGTVITGLVAAGASVALLVWYGVSTRLPALVLAAVAVLILCVSGVFRVRVTSLNPG; encoded by the coding sequence GTGACGGCGGCGGCGCGCGCGCGACTGCTCGCCGAACTGAGACGTTTCGACCAAGCCGAGGCGGAGCTGCGCCTCGGGCTGCTCACCCGGCCGGGTGATCCGGACCTGCTCGCGCTGCTCGCCGCGGTGCTGCGGCTGAACGGGCGGCCCGCCGACGGCCTGGCCGCCGCGGAGGCCGCGATCGAGGCGGGGCCCGGATCGGCCGGTGCGCACGCGGAGCGTGCGGAGAATCTGATCGCCCTGTCCCGCGGTTCGGAAGCGATCCAGGCCGCGAGTGAGGCCGCCCGCCTGCGCCCCGCCGAGCCCGAGGTGCACCGGGTGCTGGCCCGGGCGCACGCCGCGAGCCGGGATTTCCGGCGGGCCCGCGGCGCGGCCCGGGAGGCCCTGGCGCTCGACGCGCGATCGGTGCCCAGCCTGCTGACCCTGGCCGAGGTGGAGCGCGTCTCCGGCCGCCGCCGGGCCGCCGCGCGGGCCACCCGGGCCGCGCTGGCGGAGGATCCGGAGAACCCCGGCGGCCGCTGGCTGATCGCCCTGCTCAACGCGGAGCGCCTGCACGTCGGCGAGGCCATGCGCGGCCTTCGCGAGCTGGCCGCCGACCATCCGGACCGGCTGCGCGCCGAGGCCCTCGCGTGGCCGATCCTCGGCGTGCTGGCCGGGTTGCAGCGCGGCCTCGCGGTCGGTGTGCCGCTGACCTTCGCGGTGCGCCTGGCGGCCCCCTGGTGGAGTCTCGCGGGCCTGTTCGCGCAGGCGATCGCCCTGGTCGTGGCGGTGGTCATGGTGTCCTTCACCGGCCGGGTGCTGCTGCCGGCCGGGCGCCTGCCCTGGCGGTGCCTGGCCCTGCTGCCGCGCGGCACGGTGATCACCGGGTTGGTTGCGGCGGGCGCCTCGGTCGCGCTGCTCGTCTGGTACGGGGTGAGCACCCGGTTGCCGGCGCTCGTCCTAGCAGCCGTGGCTGTGCTGATCCTGTGCGTTTCCGGAGTATTTCGGGTGCGGGTTACATCACTAAATCCGGGCTAA
- a CDS encoding phosphatase PAP2 family protein — translation MSVAAPTASTRSRWISALRELGLVAVMFLVYKIGRVAATGHVGEAFDNATKVWDLERWLHLPGELSVQHRLMSWHWLVEVANSYYAYVHFPATAACLIWLYLHRPAHYRWTRNVLALLTGTALLVHFGFPLAPPRMLTDTGMLDLGRLYGPAVYGAPETDQLSNQYAAMPSLHVGWAVVIAVALIAATTSRWRGLWLLHPVITLLVVVATGNHYWLDAVAAVALLAVAYVLMRPQYPAAQVVVDAPAIESVPLPRPRIPVEEPALPR, via the coding sequence GTGAGCGTCGCCGCCCCAACCGCTTCCACGCGGTCCCGCTGGATCTCCGCACTCCGTGAGCTCGGCCTGGTCGCGGTCATGTTCCTGGTCTACAAGATCGGCCGGGTGGCGGCGACCGGGCACGTCGGCGAGGCGTTCGACAACGCGACCAAGGTGTGGGACCTGGAACGCTGGCTGCATCTGCCGGGCGAGCTGAGCGTCCAGCACCGGCTGATGTCGTGGCACTGGCTGGTCGAGGTGGCGAACAGCTACTACGCGTACGTGCACTTCCCGGCCACCGCGGCCTGCCTGATCTGGCTGTACCTGCACCGGCCCGCGCACTACCGCTGGACCCGCAACGTGCTCGCGCTGCTCACCGGGACCGCGCTGCTGGTGCATTTCGGCTTCCCGCTGGCGCCGCCGCGGATGCTCACCGACACCGGGATGCTCGACCTGGGGCGCCTCTACGGGCCCGCGGTCTACGGAGCGCCGGAGACCGATCAGCTCTCCAACCAGTACGCCGCGATGCCGTCGCTGCACGTCGGGTGGGCCGTGGTGATCGCCGTGGCGCTGATCGCCGCGACGACGTCCCGGTGGCGTGGGCTGTGGCTGCTGCACCCGGTGATCACGCTGCTGGTGGTCGTCGCGACCGGCAACCACTACTGGCTGGACGCGGTCGCGGCGGTGGCGCTGCTCGCCGTCGCCTACGTGCTGATGCGCCCGCAGTACCCGGCCGCGCAGGTTGTGGTGGACGCGCCGGCGATCGAGTCGGTGCCGCTGCCCCGGCCGCGGATTCCGGTCGAGGAACCGGCCCTGCCGCGGTAG
- a CDS encoding DUF4265 domain-containing protein encodes MTVEELAEHSQVRLVAGLGASGQLVYETVLIRTLGADLHMVLGTPAFVEGIAAGDQIRLHAGGSFEVVRRGGNICLLVVPDEAPAPDDLAPLRDAFDELGGIVELPPDRRFIVITVPAAPGFDAVEAAIDDWTGPRGHHWEYGNVYDTDGNPLNWW; translated from the coding sequence GTGACCGTTGAGGAATTGGCGGAGCACTCGCAGGTCCGGCTGGTCGCTGGGCTGGGGGCGAGTGGCCAGCTTGTCTACGAAACGGTGCTGATCCGGACTCTCGGGGCGGATCTGCACATGGTTCTCGGAACGCCCGCGTTCGTGGAGGGGATCGCCGCCGGTGATCAGATCCGGCTGCACGCGGGCGGCAGCTTCGAGGTGGTGCGGCGCGGCGGCAACATCTGCCTGCTCGTGGTGCCCGACGAGGCCCCGGCGCCGGATGATCTGGCGCCGCTGCGGGACGCCTTCGACGAGCTCGGCGGGATCGTCGAGCTGCCCCCCGACCGTCGCTTCATCGTGATCACCGTGCCGGCCGCGCCCGGGTTCGACGCGGTGGAGGCGGCGATCGACGACTGGACCGGCCCGCGCGGGCACCACTGGGAATACGGCAACGTCTACGACACCGACGGCAACCCGCTGAACTGGTGGTGA